The proteins below come from a single Edaphobacter acidisoli genomic window:
- a CDS encoding protease pro-enzyme activation domain-containing protein, translating to MKRIGRIVVLLFLPVTLIAATALAQKPEPRIRGTIMDANREVLAGSRARVAQQGTDVGAVAPETTIPGITLVFKRSPEQESALEALLAAQQNARSPLYHQWLSPDAFRARFGVADEDIAATEAWLQSHGFRIDGAGADRITFSGTATEVQDAFGTELRYYQVDGERHFAPEADLTLPAKVAAMTAAVLHLSDLRPKPEVRVQTHPRSDFTSVSTQTHYLTPKDLFTMYDFPAALQQKFGGAGQGIAVVGQSYVNTSNSSKVAVFQDNLTELDAITPVLVPGSGIEAVSPGAEEEANVDLEYTSGIAPNANIFYVFVGNNQNYDVLDALAFAITQDIAPVVSVSYGFCETSMSATELDQGNALLEQAAAQGQTVVAAAGDGGSTGCGSPGAGQWPLAVSYPASSPYVTAVGGTQMAAGTFASGASQYWAGAVTFDTKTSLLSYAPEVVWNEDSQLNGLAAGGGGVSTHFARPAWQSGVPGIASGAFRLLPDIALQASIESPGFLVCLDNPYLLDSAGQPISCSNGLTSGGNNYTTSGGTSFAAPVFAGFIAVLNQMKQASGQGNINPALYQLASTPASYSSVFHDITSGTNACVTGVGGCVAPGNSAYAAGLGYDEATGLGSIDFAHLAGAWPLSAPANMLVTTTQIVSPGYTALPGASIRLQINVQTSDWTVDDTPVPTGSVSIAVDGAVVEPALTFSQTSSYNSLATANFSFTAPSSAGSHLVRVAYSGDAMHSPSVAIYSVMVGNVTASGGFTLSAGNVTVANGGTGSTQILVTPSGGYTGSILWSISATSSTGGPDYCYNIGSEPVNGPTTIKLSLGVGTGCNSSLPSPDARASVGAAGNGRGRSVWGGTSKIAICMGLLLFGLGGRRRMRLRARLLAVVLLAVMGVGLNGCGGNGGGGDGGGGSNSKYLYTFTVTGADSVNQSITTSTTFMMTID from the coding sequence ATGAAGCGGATTGGACGAATCGTTGTTTTGCTTTTTCTGCCTGTGACGTTGATAGCCGCGACTGCTTTGGCACAGAAACCGGAGCCGCGCATTCGCGGAACGATTATGGATGCGAACCGAGAGGTGCTTGCCGGGTCGCGCGCGCGGGTGGCGCAGCAAGGCACCGATGTAGGCGCGGTAGCTCCGGAGACGACCATCCCGGGCATTACGCTGGTCTTCAAGCGTTCTCCGGAGCAGGAGAGCGCGCTTGAGGCGCTGTTGGCGGCCCAGCAGAATGCGAGATCTCCGCTGTATCACCAATGGCTGTCGCCCGATGCGTTCCGGGCGCGCTTTGGGGTTGCCGATGAGGACATTGCGGCGACGGAAGCGTGGCTCCAGTCACATGGGTTCAGGATCGATGGAGCGGGTGCGGACCGCATTACTTTCTCCGGTACGGCGACCGAGGTGCAGGATGCCTTCGGCACGGAGTTGCGCTATTACCAGGTGGACGGCGAGAGGCATTTCGCCCCTGAAGCAGACCTGACGTTACCCGCGAAGGTTGCGGCGATGACGGCCGCGGTGCTTCACCTTTCTGACCTTCGCCCGAAGCCGGAGGTCAGAGTACAGACGCATCCGCGATCTGACTTTACTTCAGTCTCGACGCAGACCCATTACCTGACGCCGAAGGACCTCTTCACGATGTATGACTTTCCCGCTGCGCTGCAGCAGAAGTTTGGCGGTGCCGGGCAGGGGATTGCTGTGGTGGGGCAGTCGTACGTCAATACATCGAACTCGTCGAAGGTCGCGGTGTTCCAGGATAATCTGACCGAACTCGACGCGATCACGCCGGTGCTGGTGCCGGGTTCGGGGATTGAGGCCGTCTCGCCCGGCGCAGAGGAAGAGGCGAACGTTGACCTTGAATACACCTCCGGGATCGCGCCGAATGCGAACATCTTCTACGTTTTCGTAGGGAACAACCAGAACTATGACGTTCTGGATGCGTTGGCGTTTGCCATCACGCAGGACATCGCGCCGGTGGTGAGCGTCAGTTATGGCTTTTGCGAGACATCGATGAGCGCGACAGAACTGGACCAGGGGAATGCGCTGCTGGAGCAGGCCGCGGCGCAGGGCCAGACGGTTGTTGCAGCGGCGGGCGATGGGGGTTCTACAGGGTGCGGCTCTCCCGGGGCTGGGCAGTGGCCGCTTGCAGTTAGTTATCCGGCTTCGAGCCCGTATGTCACAGCGGTTGGCGGGACCCAAATGGCGGCAGGGACATTTGCCTCTGGAGCAAGCCAGTATTGGGCAGGGGCCGTGACCTTTGACACCAAAACTTCGTTGTTGTCCTACGCGCCCGAGGTGGTCTGGAATGAGGATTCCCAGTTGAACGGCCTTGCGGCGGGCGGTGGTGGTGTAAGCACACACTTTGCGCGTCCAGCGTGGCAGAGTGGGGTCCCGGGAATTGCGTCGGGAGCGTTTCGACTGCTACCCGATATTGCGCTTCAGGCTTCGATCGAAAGCCCGGGGTTTCTGGTGTGTCTGGATAATCCTTATCTGCTCGATTCGGCGGGGCAGCCTATCAGTTGTTCGAATGGATTGACGAGTGGAGGCAACAATTACACGACCAGTGGCGGCACCAGCTTTGCCGCTCCCGTCTTTGCGGGTTTCATAGCGGTGCTGAATCAGATGAAGCAGGCGAGCGGACAGGGGAACATCAATCCGGCGCTGTATCAACTGGCATCGACGCCGGCGTCTTACAGTTCGGTGTTTCATGACATCACGTCGGGAACGAATGCGTGCGTGACGGGAGTTGGAGGATGTGTGGCCCCTGGCAACTCGGCCTACGCGGCGGGGCTGGGGTATGACGAAGCGACCGGGCTGGGCAGTATCGATTTCGCGCATCTGGCCGGGGCGTGGCCACTGAGCGCGCCGGCGAACATGCTGGTCACGACAACACAGATTGTTTCGCCAGGATATACGGCTTTGCCGGGGGCGAGCATTCGACTGCAGATTAATGTGCAGACGTCCGACTGGACTGTCGATGACACGCCAGTGCCGACGGGCAGCGTTTCGATTGCCGTGGATGGAGCGGTAGTGGAACCGGCACTGACGTTCTCGCAAACGAGTTCATACAACTCGCTGGCAACGGCAAACTTCAGCTTCACCGCGCCGTCCAGCGCTGGTTCTCACCTGGTGAGGGTCGCTTACTCGGGAGACGCAATGCACTCGCCTTCGGTTGCGATCTACTCGGTGATGGTGGGCAACGTGACGGCGAGCGGGGGATTCACTTTGTCGGCCGGCAACGTGACGGTTGCGAACGGAGGGACGGGAAGCACACAGATTCTTGTGACGCCGAGCGGAGGATATACGGGGAGCATTCTCTGGTCGATCAGCGCGACGAGCAGTACGGGTGGTCCGGACTATTGCTATAACATCGGCTCCGAGCCGGTGAACGGTCCGACGACGATCAAACTCAGCCTGGGCGTAGGAACGGGATGCAACTCGAGCCTGCCGTCTCCGGATGCGCGCGCGTCGGTGGGCGCGGCTGGGAACGGCAGAGGACGTTCTGTGTGGGGCGGGACATCGAAGATTGCAATTTGCATGGGGCTTCTCCTGTTCGGGTTGGGCGGGAGGCGGAGGATGCGGCTGCGTGCTCGTCTGCTGGCTGTTGTGCTATTGGCGGTGATGGGCGTGGGACTGAATGGCTGCGGCGGCAATGGCGGAGGCGGTGATGGAGGAGGCGGTTCCAACTCGAAGTATCTCTACACCTTCACGGTGACGGGAGCGGATTCGGTGAACCAGTCGATCACAACTTCGACGACTTTCATGATGACGATTGATTAG
- a CDS encoding TonB-dependent receptor: MISKLSRHLWMASKISFGVVLAVALIFGSARSVRAQASSSLSGVVTDPSGATVSGAEITVHDAHTGVDRSTVSGDDGRYQVLALPVGDYSITVRKDGFTAEMRTGVLLAVGQGATANIRLQVAGIQQQVTVDADASILNASTADISGLVGTEQVRNLPLNGRSYDELMTLDPGVVNFTAEKTGGVGVSNSTVGNNFSVSGNRPQQNLYLLNGIEFTGAAENNMQPGGTSQELLGVDAVREFNLLRDNYGAEYGKRPGGQVLIVTQNGTNELHGSAYEFLRNSAFDARNYFNKSSVPPFQRNQFGGSLGGPIQKDKTFAFGNYEGFRQHLHQAGVALVPDLNARAGYLPCKLVSPAPNPCPGSGLVNVGVAPAVVPLLNLWPVPEASSPDFGGIAEVFNSPLQIIRDDFGTVRVDRNFGRNDLLTGVYTIDDSNDVTPTAANLYSTDLESLREQVVSLEETHVFSPALLNVARVGYSRAAYFFTGEPTPGTPAAGVGGFVAGKPVGAVVVGGSAAANPSAQVSLAGSNVGSDLRIARNLYTYEDRVTLTHGHHNISAGVWMQPLQANEDLALTQFGQSTFTGLQQFLQGTVGSFLYDPTPTEMNWRSLMGAWYVQDVVHLFPELTLSVGFRDEFTNGWNEAHGRAANFVFVNGVIQTAPRIGGSAFTENKAKFLPQPRVGLAWNPLSGTVVHAGFGMYNDLQDALGYRMDQNAPFNPSYSIANLQVADFPLPISPVPANAKVAPAGVQPDMNTPTLVSWSLRVEQRLTPNTEFTVGYVGSHGYHEIVSLDDNEPTPTVCPGSPCPAVYPANFPAPLSGAAVPVGSYYIASGTPVANPALGSAWAWFSRGDSSYNALQLDLNHRLSRGLMLRATYTWSKALDDGDSLNATAAGNAPGLVSNPFDLSADWGPATYDVRNVGVISAVYHLPFGHDQSFLNRGGVLNALVGGWTANSVVTLQSGFPFTPQLSYNPSNNGDTKNPVRPFANPNFHGSPIVGKVTEWFDPSAFLAPPNGSGFYGNLGRNTLTGPGVEEWDYSMFKDTPLHERARLELRAEFFNLLNHTNFNTPNLVVFTPSGVSPTAGVITSTSTTSRQIQLAAKVLW, translated from the coding sequence TTGATTTCTAAGTTGTCGCGCCATCTTTGGATGGCATCGAAGATTTCTTTTGGCGTTGTTCTCGCTGTTGCTCTGATCTTTGGTTCGGCGCGTTCGGTTCGGGCGCAGGCTTCGTCGAGCTTGTCGGGTGTGGTGACCGATCCGTCGGGCGCTACGGTTAGCGGTGCGGAGATTACGGTTCACGATGCTCATACGGGTGTCGATCGCAGCACGGTCAGCGGTGATGATGGTCGATACCAGGTGCTGGCGCTGCCGGTTGGCGACTACTCGATTACGGTGCGCAAGGATGGTTTTACGGCGGAGATGCGTACAGGTGTTTTGCTGGCTGTGGGGCAGGGAGCGACGGCTAATATTCGTTTGCAGGTTGCCGGTATTCAGCAGCAGGTGACGGTGGATGCGGATGCGTCGATTCTGAATGCGAGCACGGCGGACATCTCGGGGCTGGTGGGCACGGAGCAGGTGCGGAACCTGCCGCTGAATGGCCGCAGCTATGACGAGTTGATGACGCTTGATCCGGGTGTGGTGAACTTTACGGCGGAGAAGACGGGCGGTGTTGGCGTTTCGAACTCGACGGTGGGGAATAACTTTTCGGTCTCGGGCAATCGTCCGCAACAGAATCTTTACCTGCTGAATGGGATTGAGTTCACGGGCGCGGCGGAGAACAATATGCAGCCGGGCGGAACGAGCCAGGAGCTGCTTGGCGTGGATGCAGTGCGCGAGTTCAATTTGCTGCGCGATAACTATGGCGCGGAGTATGGCAAGCGTCCGGGTGGGCAGGTGTTGATTGTGACGCAGAACGGCACGAATGAGCTGCATGGGTCGGCTTATGAATTTTTGCGCAACAGCGCGTTCGATGCGCGGAATTACTTCAATAAGAGCTCGGTGCCGCCGTTTCAGCGGAACCAGTTTGGCGGCTCGCTGGGTGGGCCGATTCAGAAGGACAAGACGTTTGCGTTTGGCAACTACGAAGGGTTTCGGCAGCATCTGCATCAGGCTGGGGTTGCGCTGGTGCCGGACCTGAATGCTCGTGCGGGATATCTGCCGTGCAAGCTGGTTTCGCCTGCGCCGAATCCTTGCCCGGGTTCGGGGCTGGTGAATGTGGGCGTGGCTCCGGCGGTTGTGCCGCTCTTGAATCTGTGGCCTGTGCCGGAGGCGAGCTCGCCTGACTTTGGCGGGATTGCGGAGGTGTTCAATAGTCCGCTGCAGATTATTCGTGATGACTTTGGAACGGTGCGGGTGGATCGCAACTTTGGGCGGAATGATTTGCTGACGGGTGTTTACACGATTGACGATAGCAACGATGTGACGCCGACGGCGGCTAATTTGTATAGCACGGACCTGGAGAGTCTGCGCGAGCAGGTGGTGAGTTTGGAAGAGACGCATGTGTTTTCGCCTGCGCTGCTGAACGTGGCGCGTGTGGGCTATTCGCGTGCGGCTTATTTCTTTACGGGTGAACCTACTCCGGGGACTCCGGCTGCGGGTGTGGGTGGATTTGTTGCGGGCAAGCCGGTGGGCGCGGTGGTTGTGGGTGGGAGCGCGGCGGCGAATCCTTCGGCGCAGGTGAGTCTTGCGGGAAGCAATGTGGGGAGTGATCTGCGCATTGCGCGCAATCTTTATACGTATGAGGACCGTGTGACTTTGACGCATGGGCATCACAACATCAGCGCGGGCGTGTGGATGCAGCCTTTGCAGGCGAATGAGGATTTGGCGCTGACTCAATTTGGTCAGTCGACGTTTACCGGGTTGCAGCAGTTTCTTCAGGGGACAGTGGGGAGCTTTCTCTACGACCCGACGCCGACGGAGATGAACTGGCGCTCGCTGATGGGCGCTTGGTATGTGCAGGATGTTGTGCACCTGTTTCCGGAGCTGACGCTGTCGGTGGGCTTTCGCGATGAGTTTACGAATGGATGGAACGAGGCCCATGGGCGGGCCGCTAATTTTGTGTTTGTGAACGGAGTGATTCAGACTGCGCCGCGTATTGGCGGGTCGGCATTTACGGAGAACAAGGCGAAGTTTCTGCCGCAGCCACGTGTGGGGCTGGCGTGGAACCCTTTGAGTGGGACGGTGGTTCATGCGGGCTTTGGCATGTACAACGACCTGCAGGATGCGCTGGGGTATCGCATGGACCAGAATGCGCCGTTCAATCCTTCGTACAGCATTGCGAATTTGCAGGTTGCGGATTTTCCGCTGCCGATCAGCCCTGTGCCTGCGAATGCGAAGGTTGCGCCGGCGGGTGTACAGCCGGATATGAATACGCCGACGCTGGTCTCGTGGTCGCTGCGCGTGGAGCAGAGGTTGACGCCGAATACGGAGTTCACGGTGGGGTATGTGGGCTCGCATGGTTATCACGAGATTGTGAGTCTGGATGACAATGAGCCGACTCCTACTGTTTGTCCTGGTTCGCCTTGCCCTGCTGTGTACCCGGCGAACTTTCCGGCACCGCTGTCGGGAGCGGCGGTGCCGGTGGGTTCTTATTACATTGCGAGCGGGACGCCGGTGGCGAATCCGGCGCTGGGCTCGGCGTGGGCGTGGTTTTCGCGGGGCGATAGCTCGTACAACGCGCTTCAGTTGGACCTGAATCATCGTCTGAGCCGCGGGCTGATGCTGCGTGCGACCTATACGTGGTCGAAGGCGCTGGATGATGGCGACTCGCTGAATGCGACGGCTGCGGGCAATGCTCCGGGGCTTGTCTCGAATCCGTTTGACCTGAGTGCGGACTGGGGCCCGGCGACTTATGATGTGCGGAATGTAGGGGTGATCTCGGCGGTTTATCATCTGCCGTTCGGGCACGATCAGAGCTTTCTCAATCGTGGGGGCGTGTTGAATGCGCTGGTTGGTGGATGGACGGCGAACTCGGTCGTGACGCTGCAATCGGGCTTTCCGTTCACGCCTCAGCTGAGCTATAACCCGTCGAATAATGGAGACACGAAGAACCCGGTGCGGCCGTTTGCCAATCCGAATTTTCATGGCAGCCCGATTGTCGGCAAGGTGACGGAGTGGTTCGATCCTTCTGCGTTTCTTGCGCCGCCGAACGGTAGCGGCTTCTACGGGAACCTGGGACGCAACACGCTGACGGGGCCGGGAGTGGAGGAGTGGGATTACTCGATGTTCAAGGACACTCCGCTGCATGAGCGTGCGCGGCTGGAGCTGCGGGCGGAGTTCTTCAATCTGCTGAACCACACGAACTTCAACACGCCGAACCTGGTGGTGTTCACGCCTTCGGGTGTGTCGCCGACGGCCGGGGTGATTACGAGCACTTCGACGACTTCGCGGCAGATTCAGCTTGCGGCGAAGGTGCTTTGGTGA
- a CDS encoding aldo/keto reductase produces MKIDRGSSVRMLSRRAVLKGGALAAAGLALGRAGWAADEQVSIPHIQLGNQVKMPVLGFGTYGLTGDVCAESVADAIAAGYRLIDTAKVYKNEEAVGAGIKKSGIDRKSLFVTSKIWVDDAGYEPAKRAFQTSLDKLQLEYLDLYLIHRPRGDVRGSWKAMEELNAAGRIRAIGVSNFDPAQLASLTVGAKTKPVINQIETHPFFQETAERESLRGVGVQMEAWAPFAEGRNGMFTNPVLEQVAKKHGKTVAQTILRWHLDRGSIAIPRSSNPSHRRENLGVFDFALDAEDMRLIAGLDLNKTQFPEWS; encoded by the coding sequence ATGAAGATCGATAGGGGCAGCAGCGTGCGTATGCTGAGTCGTCGGGCAGTGCTGAAGGGAGGAGCGCTGGCTGCGGCGGGGTTGGCGTTGGGCCGCGCAGGATGGGCTGCCGATGAGCAGGTTTCGATACCGCATATTCAGCTTGGCAATCAGGTGAAGATGCCGGTGCTTGGGTTTGGAACGTATGGCTTGACCGGGGATGTGTGCGCGGAGAGTGTTGCCGACGCCATTGCTGCGGGCTATCGGCTGATTGATACGGCCAAGGTATATAAGAACGAGGAAGCGGTTGGGGCTGGAATCAAGAAGAGTGGGATCGATCGCAAGTCTCTGTTTGTCACCTCGAAGATATGGGTGGACGATGCGGGATATGAGCCGGCGAAGCGAGCATTTCAAACCTCGCTCGATAAGCTTCAGCTTGAGTACCTCGACCTGTACCTGATTCATCGGCCGCGTGGAGATGTGCGGGGTTCGTGGAAGGCGATGGAAGAGCTGAACGCAGCGGGCAGGATTCGAGCGATTGGCGTGAGCAACTTCGATCCGGCTCAGCTTGCGAGCTTGACTGTGGGAGCGAAGACGAAGCCGGTCATCAATCAGATAGAGACGCATCCGTTCTTTCAGGAGACGGCGGAGCGCGAGTCGTTGCGCGGCGTTGGTGTGCAGATGGAGGCCTGGGCTCCGTTTGCGGAAGGACGCAATGGGATGTTTACCAACCCGGTGTTGGAGCAGGTTGCGAAGAAGCATGGCAAGACGGTTGCCCAGACGATTCTGCGCTGGCATCTGGATCGCGGGTCGATTGCGATTCCGCGCTCGTCGAACCCGAGCCATCGCCGCGAGAATCTGGGTGTGTTCGATTTTGCGCTTGATGCGGAGGACATGCGCCTGATCGCGGGACTGGACCTGAATAAGACGCAGTTTCCGGAGTGGAGCTAG
- a CDS encoding methyltransferase family protein: protein MLWFYEAFFPVVWIVFLVYWQIVWARTGDSKTVQRNEPVASRLVRALTFVIVIILLSTNWVPLHWLYRQLWPVGLWSFWIGAAVTVAGLLFAVWARVHLGSNWSRLVTIKQGHELITTGPYALVRHPIYTGILTGFLGTAIALSEVRGFVAFVLVFAVLWAKFRMEEQWMRSQFGGTYAAYAQKTAALVPYLF from the coding sequence GTGCTCTGGTTCTATGAAGCCTTCTTTCCTGTGGTGTGGATCGTCTTTCTTGTCTATTGGCAGATCGTCTGGGCCAGGACCGGCGATAGCAAAACTGTCCAGCGGAATGAGCCCGTGGCCTCGCGCCTCGTGCGTGCGCTCACCTTCGTGATTGTGATTATTCTGCTCTCGACAAATTGGGTTCCGCTGCATTGGCTTTATCGCCAGCTCTGGCCGGTTGGGCTCTGGTCTTTTTGGATTGGGGCGGCTGTTACTGTTGCCGGTCTTTTGTTCGCGGTGTGGGCGCGGGTGCATCTCGGCAGCAATTGGAGCCGCCTGGTAACGATCAAGCAGGGGCATGAACTGATTACTACCGGTCCTTATGCTCTGGTTCGTCACCCTATTTATACGGGCATTTTGACGGGGTTTCTTGGTACTGCCATTGCGCTCTCCGAGGTGCGCGGGTTTGTTGCTTTCGTTCTGGTGTTCGCTGTGCTCTGGGCCAAGTTTCGGATGGAGGAGCAGTGGATGCGTTCTCAATTTGGGGGGACGTATGCGGCCTATGCGCAGAAGACTGCTGCGCTGGTGCCGTACCTCTTCTGA
- a CDS encoding agmatine deiminase family protein, with translation MTSPKPRDRHFRMPAEWSPHSATWIAWPHNAEDWPGKFQPIPWVYSEIVRHLSAVEDVHILVNDQPAETRVRRILLRAGANLARLHFHHWPTDRVWLRDSGPIFLKNPEGDLALTNWKFNAWSKYPNHHRDDQVPHHVARHYGVEEFQPHTEVDGKPHRLVLEGGSIDTNGAGILLTTEECLLSEVQQRNPGVTREQLEQAFHDYLGIDHTIWLNRGCAGDDTHGHIDDITRFVAEDTILTCIEPNTHDENHLPLAENLDRLRAARNLHGQPFRIVELPMPAPVVFDAQRLPASYANFYIANGIVLVPTFNDPNDRHALNTIASCFPTRDVIGIHAVDLVWGLGTLHCLSQQEPA, from the coding sequence ATGACCAGTCCGAAACCACGCGATCGCCACTTCCGCATGCCCGCCGAGTGGTCTCCCCACTCCGCCACCTGGATCGCCTGGCCCCACAACGCCGAGGACTGGCCCGGCAAGTTCCAGCCCATCCCCTGGGTCTACTCCGAGATCGTCCGCCACCTCTCCGCAGTCGAGGACGTCCACATCCTCGTCAACGACCAGCCCGCCGAGACCCGCGTCCGCCGCATCCTCCTCCGCGCCGGCGCCAACCTCGCCCGCCTCCACTTCCACCACTGGCCCACCGACCGCGTCTGGCTCCGCGACTCCGGCCCCATCTTCCTCAAGAACCCCGAAGGCGACCTCGCCCTCACCAACTGGAAATTCAACGCCTGGTCCAAGTATCCCAACCACCACCGCGACGACCAGGTCCCTCACCACGTCGCCCGCCACTACGGCGTCGAGGAGTTCCAGCCCCACACCGAAGTCGACGGCAAACCCCACCGCCTCGTCCTCGAAGGCGGCTCCATCGACACCAACGGCGCCGGCATCCTCCTCACCACCGAGGAGTGTCTCCTCTCCGAAGTCCAGCAACGCAACCCCGGCGTCACCCGCGAGCAGCTCGAGCAAGCCTTCCACGACTACCTCGGCATCGACCACACCATCTGGCTCAACCGCGGCTGCGCCGGCGACGACACCCACGGCCACATCGACGACATCACCCGCTTCGTCGCCGAAGACACCATCCTCACCTGCATCGAGCCCAACACCCACGACGAGAACCACCTCCCGCTCGCCGAAAACCTCGACCGCCTCCGCGCCGCCCGCAACCTCCACGGCCAGCCCTTCCGCATCGTCGAGCTCCCTATGCCCGCGCCCGTCGTCTTCGACGCCCAGCGCCTCCCCGCCAGCTACGCCAACTTCTACATCGCCAACGGCATCGTCCTCGTCCCAACCTTCAACGACCCCAACGACCGCCACGCCCTCAACACCATCGCCTCCTGCTTCCCCACCCGCGACGTCATCGGCATCCACGCCGTCGACCTCGTCTGGGGACTCGGCACCCTCCACTGCCTTTCCCAGCAGGAACCCGCCTGA
- a CDS encoding NupC/NupG family nucleoside CNT transporter — translation MARFTGLLGLATFLAIAYLFSTNRRAIRWRTVAWGLGLQFIFALVVLKSSLGQHLLQLAGNGVNKLLENSVAGSEMVFGPLGGNNSAVAVFAFRVLPTIIFISAFFAILYHIGFMQLVIRAFAWVMQKTMGISGAESTNVAASIFMGQTEAPLTIRPFLNGATYSELMTIMTSGMAHVSGGIMAAYIAYGIHASDLLAAVIMTAPGTILIAKMLVPETETPATQGIVKMPESEDQKHENLLDSITRGTIDGGSLAFNVAIMLISFLALVSLINMVFGGVHNMLAPHDIPFPSTLNAVLGFFFAPVAWLIGIPWHEAKLVGNLLGTRTVINELVAYTDLGAQKALISSRSFTITTFALCGFANLSSIGIQIGGIGALAPERRGDLARLGFRAMLAGTMANLMSASIVSLLIR, via the coding sequence TTGGCAAGATTCACCGGACTGCTCGGCCTAGCAACCTTCCTCGCAATCGCCTACCTCTTCTCCACCAACCGCCGCGCCATCCGCTGGCGCACGGTCGCCTGGGGCCTCGGCCTGCAATTCATCTTCGCCCTCGTCGTCCTCAAGTCCTCCCTCGGCCAGCACCTCCTCCAGCTCGCAGGCAACGGCGTCAACAAACTCCTCGAGAACTCCGTCGCCGGCTCCGAGATGGTCTTCGGCCCACTCGGCGGCAACAACTCCGCGGTCGCGGTCTTCGCCTTCCGCGTCCTCCCAACCATCATCTTCATCTCCGCCTTCTTCGCCATCCTCTACCACATCGGATTCATGCAACTCGTCATCCGCGCCTTCGCCTGGGTTATGCAGAAGACGATGGGAATCTCCGGAGCCGAATCCACCAACGTCGCCGCCAGCATCTTCATGGGCCAGACCGAGGCTCCGCTCACCATCCGTCCATTCCTCAACGGCGCAACCTACTCCGAGCTGATGACCATCATGACCTCCGGAATGGCCCACGTCTCCGGCGGGATCATGGCCGCCTACATCGCCTATGGAATCCACGCATCGGACCTGCTCGCCGCCGTCATCATGACCGCGCCTGGAACCATCCTCATCGCCAAGATGCTCGTGCCCGAAACCGAAACACCAGCAACGCAAGGCATCGTCAAAATGCCTGAGTCCGAAGACCAAAAGCACGAAAATCTGCTCGATTCCATCACGCGTGGCACCATCGATGGTGGTTCGCTCGCCTTCAACGTCGCCATCATGCTCATCAGCTTCCTCGCGCTCGTCAGCCTCATCAACATGGTCTTCGGCGGAGTCCACAACATGCTCGCGCCGCACGACATTCCGTTTCCCAGCACGCTGAATGCAGTCCTCGGCTTCTTCTTTGCGCCCGTCGCATGGTTGATCGGAATCCCATGGCACGAAGCGAAACTCGTCGGCAACCTGCTCGGCACACGCACCGTCATCAACGAATTGGTCGCCTACACCGATCTCGGCGCGCAAAAGGCGCTCATCTCTTCACGCAGCTTCACCATCACAACGTTTGCCCTCTGCGGCTTCGCCAACCTCAGCTCCATCGGCATTCAGATCGGCGGCATCGGTGCACTCGCGCCCGAGCGCCGTGGCGACCTCGCTCGCCTCGGCTTCCGCGCGATGCTCGCCGGCACCATGGCCAACCTCATGTCCGCAAGCATTGTCTCTCTTCTTATCCGATGA
- a CDS encoding purine-nucleoside phosphorylase, producing the protein MTDQYAQATAAAEYIRSRAALAPTLGIILGSGLGNFASMVEQATTISYADIPHFPQSTVQGHSGKLVLGTIAGIGVAVMQGRVHAYEGYSMEQVTFPTRVLSLLGVRRLIVTNAAGGINPRYGQGAIVAISDHINLTGTNAALGLNEPRFAAIPGAGQRFFDMSAAYSPTLRKLAITEAARQGWMLNEGVYIAVLGPSYETPAEIRAFRTLGADLVGMSTVHEVIVARHMGLEVLGLSVVTNMAAGVLDEPIHHEEVMEIGRRIEGQFTRLLAAIIPQIAAANPA; encoded by the coding sequence ATGACCGACCAGTACGCACAAGCAACCGCCGCTGCAGAATACATTCGCTCTCGCGCCGCACTGGCACCGACGCTCGGCATCATCCTCGGCTCTGGTCTCGGCAACTTTGCATCGATGGTCGAGCAAGCCACGACGATCTCCTATGCCGACATTCCACACTTCCCGCAATCGACCGTGCAGGGTCACTCCGGCAAGCTCGTCCTCGGCACAATTGCCGGCATCGGCGTCGCAGTCATGCAAGGCCGCGTTCACGCCTACGAAGGCTATTCGATGGAACAGGTCACGTTTCCTACGCGCGTGCTCAGCCTGCTCGGCGTGCGCAGGCTCATCGTCACCAACGCAGCAGGCGGCATCAATCCCCGCTACGGCCAGGGAGCCATCGTCGCCATCTCCGACCACATCAACCTCACCGGAACCAACGCCGCGCTTGGCCTGAACGAGCCGCGCTTCGCCGCAATCCCAGGCGCAGGGCAGCGATTCTTCGATATGTCCGCCGCGTATTCACCCACACTACGCAAGCTCGCAATAACTGAAGCCGCGCGGCAAGGCTGGATGCTCAACGAAGGTGTCTACATCGCAGTCCTCGGCCCAAGCTACGAGACGCCCGCCGAGATCCGCGCCTTTCGCACACTAGGAGCAGACCTGGTTGGCATGTCCACGGTGCACGAGGTCATCGTGGCTCGTCACATGGGACTCGAAGTCCTCGGTCTCTCCGTCGTCACCAACATGGCTGCAGGCGTTCTCGATGAACCCATCCATCACGAAGAGGTCATGGAGATCGGTCGCCGCATTGAAGGCCAGTTCACCCGCTTGCTCGCGGCCATCATTCCGCAGATAGCAGCAGCGAATCCGGCGTAG